One Thiocapsa sp. genomic window carries:
- a CDS encoding DMT family transporter encodes MLLSLTLMWGTSFLLTKIAVGGLPPDLVVAGRLVVAATLLVPAAWIFATRPVAGARLWVFYVLIAVFGNVLPFSLISWGQTFIDSGLAGILMAVMPLATLGLAHFLVPGEHLTRYRAAGFVLGFAGVVVLVGPDAFADLANGQGHLLPMLAVLGGAISYAVSSILARLRPTSDALFSAASTISLASLMMVPILFMTGDIAEVGRLPVAPNTPHLIAVALLGVFATAIATIVYFKLVKSAGPSFVSQLNYLIPLWAVGVGMLFLGEEPEPNHLYALGLILCGILVTQLERRGAAPARDPTPRRSG; translated from the coding sequence ATGCTGCTGTCGCTGACCCTGATGTGGGGTACCTCTTTTCTCCTGACCAAGATCGCGGTCGGCGGCCTGCCGCCCGATCTGGTCGTGGCCGGACGCTTGGTCGTGGCCGCGACGCTGCTCGTCCCCGCGGCTTGGATATTCGCGACCCGCCCGGTTGCCGGCGCGCGACTCTGGGTCTTCTACGTCTTGATCGCCGTGTTCGGCAACGTCCTGCCCTTCTCCTTGATCTCGTGGGGCCAGACCTTCATCGACAGCGGTCTGGCCGGCATCCTGATGGCCGTGATGCCGCTGGCGACCCTGGGACTCGCCCATTTCCTGGTCCCCGGCGAGCATCTGACGCGCTATCGCGCGGCTGGTTTTGTCTTGGGGTTTGCCGGTGTCGTCGTGCTCGTCGGCCCGGACGCCTTCGCGGATCTCGCCAACGGACAAGGGCATCTGCTGCCGATGCTGGCGGTGCTGGGCGGGGCCATCAGCTACGCCGTCTCTTCGATCCTGGCGCGGCTTCGCCCGACGAGCGACGCGCTCTTCAGTGCCGCCTCCACCATCTCGCTGGCGTCGCTGATGATGGTGCCGATCCTCTTCATGACCGGGGACATCGCCGAGGTTGGCAGGTTACCCGTCGCCCCGAACACACCGCACCTGATCGCGGTCGCACTGCTCGGGGTCTTTGCGACCGCGATCGCGACCATCGTCTATTTCAAGCTGGTGAAATCGGCCGGTCCGTCGTTCGTCTCACAGCTGAACTACCTGATCCCGCTCTGGGCCGTGGGCGTCGGGATGCTCTTCCTCGGCGAGGAGCCCGAGCCGAACCATCTCTACGCACTCGGTCTCATCCTGTGCGGCATCCTGGTTACCCAATTGGAGCGCCGCGGC